The nucleotide window CGCTATTCGAAAGATCAAACAAATAGAAGGCGAGACGGTGGCTGACTTGATGGACCGCGTTGAAAAGGTGTTCAAGATCCATGGGGGAGTGCCTGTCCCAACCGACCGAACGGTTCAGACTCCGTACGAAGAAAACCTCACCGCGGCCTTCCTGGATGCGTTGGCCGACAAAATATCGGAATTCATAGAGACACACTGCATTGGGTGGCGTACCGCCAGACTTGATTTGATTATAAGTCACGCGACCCATGCAGAAAACCTCTTCATGCAGAAAGAAAAGTTCAAGAAGAATAGAAAAGAAGAGGTAACCAAGAAGCTCCAGCTCGCCcaactggaggccctggagaatccTAAGCCAACCCTTCGCAACAAAGACCGAAGAGGCGACCGgccgaaagaaaagagaaaggataACAACGGACGATGGAACTGTCATTTTTGTGGAGCCAAGGATCATTGGATCAAAGACTGTCCcaagagaagggaggaagaaGATGGGGCGGACGACTGGGAGTCCGCACCTTCCCGCGAAGTGACTGTAAATCATCCGAAGGGCAAAGGAGAAAAAGGAGGCAAAAATGGAAGGGGGAATTCGTATTGACGGGACGCCGGAGCAGGACAGgtccaaggagcaggtatgagcaccataacacaaACACTACAAACACCCGAACTGTTAGGCTCAGCGTCACAACGCTCACAAGCACTACACCCAAATAATTGTTGtatggttctcaccagcctTACGCGACCTGATCAGCTCCCACAGACAAGCATAAATGTAAATGGTAAAGACACAACATTCCTAGTTGATTCAGGGGCAAATCATTCAGTATTGTCCTCCAAGGAATGGAAATATGTAACAAAACTGAGTGGTCGTGTCATACAGGTGGTTGGGGCGGGCGGACAACCCTTTAAGGAAAAATTCACGGTCCCGCTCTCCGTACGAGACGGCGATAAACAACTCAAACATTCGTTCCTTCTGTCAGACCAATGTCCGACAAACCTGTTGGGGAGAGATTTAATGTGTCGCCTAGGGCTGAGTGTCATTTGCACCGACGCGGGCCTCACGGTTACCTCCAATGCAAGCCCCATGATCCAAGCATACTCGGGTGTGGCACGCGCACCAGGATACTTTTATTCATGGGACTTGCTGCAAGAGGGACCGGGAGCAATAGCTGACATACTGATAACGAACGCACACCACTGCATGCAGAACCAGCCAGAAATACAATACATGCCCACAGATAATTTGCATTGTACTGCCAGAATGTCTTATGATGGACAAATAGCAGAAGTAGAGGAACAGTGGTACAAAGACGATTGTAAAACAGCTGTGTTGATGGGGCAATTGTTGCTTTGGAATGAGAAATGTTGCATGTTAACCGTAGCTTCTAATGAGGAAGTAAAGGGATTCTTTAGAATCCCAGGCTCAGCACCACATGTGTCCCTTGCAAAAACCCCCGACATGACATGGGCTGAATTGGGCCCATGGGCAGTGAAAGGGGGGGGAGCATGTGATTGGATACCAGACCCGCATGGTCCTGAGGGACAATATTTCTCACCCGCAACGGGTCTGAGACACAGAGCGTGGGGTGGAACTTTCGAAACCCAACGCTCAGTACAAAAAATGCGAGGTGCTACGGGGGAGTCGCCAGTGTACTTGCTCCCACAAATGACGGTGGATGACCCACGATTGGCTGAGGTCCCACCCACCCTGTGGGCTAAAAGCAAGTACGATGTGGGCTGCATACGAAATGTGGAGCCCCTAATGGTGACTCCCAAATCAACATACAGACCAAAGCAACCACAATACAGGCTGCGCCAAGAGGCGATTGATGGTATAACACCTGTTTTCAACTCACTGTTGGAAGCCGGTGTTATAATCCCGTGTCCGTATTCACCATGCTGTACCCCAATATTCCCAGTAAAGAAGGCCCCAGTTGAAGGGCAACCTACCACGTGGCGGTTTGTGCAAGATTTAAAGAAGGTAAACGATGCAGTGCATCCTAGAACACCCATTGTTCCAGATCCTCACACACTATTAACACAGGTACCTGGGAATAGTAAATGGTTTTCAGTGGTCGATTTAGCAAACGCGTTCTTTAGCATACCGGTGGATCCCGCGAGCCAATTTTGGTTTGCTTTTCAATTTAATAAGCCATATACATGGACTAGAATGCCCCAAGGGTATTGTGAATCACCGGCTGTTTTTTCAGCAGCGCTCCACGACAATTTGGACCATTTAATTTTACCGGGGGGGAGTACATTGATTCAATACGTTGACGACCTCTTAATTTGTTCCCCTGACCCCGACGTGTGCAAACAGGACACTATTGTATTACTTCAGTTTTTAGCCAGTCAGGGCCACAAGGCCAGTATAGCTAAACTACAGTTTGTATTGCAAAAGGTAACATTCCTGGGACACATCATCACGCCGAACGGCAGGTCCCTTAGCGAGGAGAGGATAAAGACAATTCAAAACATGCCAAAACCCATTACAAAGAAACAAATGATGGGCTTCCTGGGTACAACGGGCTActgtagacagtggatactcaaTTATGCAAATCTGGCACAACCACTCCAAGACATCACACACCGACATGGGCTGACCCCGACTAACCACGTGACATGGACCCCAGAGGCAGACGCTGCTTTTGAAAACCTTAAAAAGGCCCTTATGGCTCCTCCCACTTTAGGGTTGCCGGACCACAAGCGCCCCTTCACACAGACTGTGGGGGAGCGAAATGGATACATGACATCGGTTCTGTTGCAGGAGCATGGGGGCAAGATGCGCCCCATCGCCTATTACTCATCTAAATTAGATCCGGTGGCAGCAGGTCTACCACACTGTTTGAAGGCAGTGGCAGCAGCGGCAATGGTGGTTGCCGCCAGTAGGGGGCTGGTGGGTTACATGCCATTAACTTTGCTTGTACCCCATGAGGTTTCATCTATTTTGTTAACCCAAAGTACATCGCATCTAACAGCATCACGATTCTTGTCATACTACAACGTGTTGCTTGCAATGCCTAACATTACTTTGAAAAGATGTACTGTATTAAACCCAGCCACCTTGCTGCCCACTCCTGAAGATGGGGAACCCCACGATTGTGTGGCCACCATTAACGAGGTGTGCACACCACGGGTGGACCTGTCAGACACCCCACTCCCAGCGGGGAATGAAGTTCTGTATGTCGATGGTTCTAGCCGTAAGAATGTGATCACAGGTGTTAGTGAAGTGGGCTACGCCATTGCCACGCAGGACTGCGTGGTGGAATCAGCAAGGTTACCATCTAATCTTTCAGCCCAGGCGGCTGAGCTGTTCGCCCTGACCAGAGCGTGTATACTTTCAGAGGGTAAACGGGTTACCATTTACACTGATAGTAGGTATGCTTTTGGTGTTGTTCATGATTTTGGCACACTATGGAAAATGCGTGGCTTCCTCACATCCACGGGCCAACGAATTAACCATTCACAATTGGTTGCTAATCTACTGGATGCTATCCTCTTACCCACTGCCATCTCTGTTTGTCGATGTGAAGCACACACAAGGGCTAAGGACTTGATATCCAGAGGAAACGCTCTGGCGGACGAGGGTGCTAAGGCGGCTGCCAAAGCCCCGCTTGCCTCCACCTTGCAGATGACACAACTGACGCCCACAGTTACGATCGAAGAACTGGCGAAGGCTCAAACCAGGGCCTTACCCGCAGAGCGTCAGTTGTGGAAATCAGCTGGTGCAACATACCGCATGGGGTTGTGGTACGGCCCTAATGGGCGCCCATGCTTACCTAAATATTTGTTCCCTATCTACGCTAATATGACACATGGTAGAGACCACGTGTCAAAGGGGGGAATGGTAGATAGCATTGACCAGCACTGGTATACACAAGGATTTTCAAACTATGCACAAAGTTTTTGTGcaaaatgtattgtgtgtgtcacCAACAACATAGGAAGAGGAAAGAAAGTAGCACCCACTAGCCACCCACAACCATCACTACCATTTGATCATCTGATGATGGATTTTATAGAGTTAACACCATGTGAGGGAAAGAAGTATTGTTTGGTAATAGTTGACATGTTTTCCAAATGGGTTGAGGTATTCCCCACCAAAGCGGCCGACTCTGCGGCCGTGGCCAAAGCCTTGATCACAGAAATCATCCCAAGGTGGGGAATCCCAAAGAAATTGTCCAGTGACAATGGTTCACATTTTGTGAACCAAGCCATCCAACAGTTGTCCAAGTATGTAGGAATTGATCTACGCAACCATTGTGCGTACCACCCTCAGAGTGGTGGGGCAGTGGAGAGGGAGAATGGTACTCTAAAGAACAAACTGGCCAAAGCAGCTGCGGATACAGGTATGTCATGGCTAAAGGTCTTGCCACTGGTCCTCCTGGCCATGAGGGGACGCACCAGAGTAAAGGTAGGTCTGTCCCCTTATGAAGTCCTAATGGGACGGCCGATGCCAATGGGGACAGGTGCACCACACAACAGCAACTTGAACACAGAATCTTTTCATCACGacatgattgattattgtgttaaCCTCTCTCGGACTTTGCAATCCATCCGTATACAGGTGAAGGAGGCATTACCGCTGTCCAAGGAAGGGCAACTCCACGATCTACAACCAGGCGATTGGATTGTGGTGAAGGATTATCGAAGACGGACCTGGAACTCACCAAGGTGGTTGGGACCATTCCAAGTCCTTTTGATCACATCATCAGCTGTCAAGGTAGCTGAGAGGGCCACCTGGATCCACGCCAGCCATTGCAGACGGGCACCACCACTCACACCAACGGTCATTTCCGACCCAACCGGTAGCTGAGAGGGCCACCTGAATCCACGCCAGCCATTGCAGACGGGCACCATCACTCACACCAACGGTCATTTCCGACCCAACCGGTAGCTGAGAGGGCCACCTGAATCCACGCCAGCCATTGCAGACGGGCACCATCACTCACACCAACGGTCATTTCCGACCCAACCGGTAGCTGAGAGGGCCACCTGAATCCACGCCAGCCATTGCAGACGGGCACCATCACTCACACCAACGGTCATTTCCGACCCAACCGGTAGCTGAGAGGGCCACCTGGATCCACGCCAGCCATTGCAGACGGACACCACCACTCACACCAACGGTCATTTTCCGACCCAACCCCCTAGGCCGTCACCCCAACACAATCAACATGGACACCAGAACCAGACGACGACAATCCGTTCAGAGGCTCGGATGGAGAATCCGAGAAATCATTTGTGGTCTTGTGGTTTTAAGTGcaattatgtttatttcatcatTTTTAACGTGCAAATCAGTAATGACACCAGAACCTCATGAAAATCCAATATCGGCGGGAATAAGGGCCAAGAGAGAGGTGGGACCTGAAATTGAAAATTCAATAATTCGGTTAATGCACGAGACAGTAAGACatctaaacaaaacaaattgttGGATGTGCATGCACATACCCAGCAGCGCTGAAGGGCCGGTCGTAGCTGCAGTTCCGCTTTCCCACCTACAATTTCTAACTGTGAATTGGCGAAACTTAACATCAAATAATTTAAACAAAGCTTGTGATGACCCAAAAGATGCAGCCTCGCTACAAAAATATTACATAACAGCGCCAGATATCGTCAACAAGATAGAAAATGTTGCGAGAAAACACACCCCGCAGGGATGCAACCAAACACGGATCATCGGGATGGCGATAATATCAAGTATAAAAGGTAACTTTGGTAGACTATTAACAGTGAAGTCATATCATGCGCAAATTGACTGTGTGGCTGGTGAAAGCGGAACACACTGTAACTGCCCACTTGTAGGAGCAATATGCAATAGGTCGCATAATATTCCCAGGATCGAGTGTTCAACGGTGCTGACCTCATCAAGATTAACACCACCAACCCTGCGTGCGACCCGATGTGCAGAAACCAGGTGTGAACTTCCACACCCCACTAACCCCAcgttaaaagaacaaaaaacatCTCGTCATCAGTTCACAATAACAAAATTGTATAACGTTACGAATTGCATAAATATTACCCAACTCAATCTGAACACCAAGGATATAATCCATCTGGAAAATAGCAATTGCATTGGCCCATTGCACAAATTAACCCTGAACGAATCAATACAAATCAGTCCGAACTCAGTAGTTTTACCAACCGGAGTGTTCCTCGCATGCGGCAGGAAAATGTATAGCTTTGTACCGAACCGTATGGAGGGGACATGTTACCTAGCATACGCAGTACCAATGCTTCGTGTGGTGACCCAGCAAGAAATACAGGTGTTAGACGGACACCATGCCAAACACAAACGTGATCTCCAAAGATTTCTAGGCATGATAATACCTGGATATGGGGTGTATTTAAATCAACAGGAGACAAAGGCCCTATCCACCGCATTAGAGGCTCACATTAATAGCACGGACAGGGTCGTCACAGCCATGTCAACACAACTCGAGGAGGTTACTAAGGTGGCACTCCAAAATCGCATGGCATTAGACTTAATCCTTGCCTCAACCGGAGGTGTGTGTAAAATTATTGGCTCGGAATGTTGCTCATACGTACACTCAGCAAACCTATCTGTCGTGAAGTTCCACAGGGAAAACAGCAAGGCCATTAATGACCTTGCTAAAATTACTTCCTGGGATATCGAAAGTGTGTTCGGGAATTGGTTCTCAGATTGGAGTACACCCTTTGTAAGAAATACGATCATGTTTTTTGTAGCCCTATTAATCATAGTAATAATACTAATTATAACAATTGCGTGCGTTAAAGCTTGTGTGAAGCAATTAACCACAGCCGCGGTCTCCCAATTTATAATAGTTGAACCAATGCAAAACAAGTACCCAGCTTTGACGCGAGTAGCTGGAACATACCCTGCCTTGGATTGGAATAGTTTAagcagtgaggaagaggagtagcgaaaatctATTCTTTCCTCTTCTAGTCTGAACAACCTCCTATAAAAACGGAGAAGTGCTGATGGTCGAACATGATAGATTTTGAACATATGCATGTATTGATTAAGTGATCATTTTAATCCTAAAGGTTGCATCATTtttgtgattataaataatcaaaggggggagtgtgatggaaaatccacatgttgtattgttttggtctatgtatgaatttaagttttgttgctattctgtgtaatttaagatagggcctacgttctactccatgcgggtcatttaaagtgtaaacggTCAAAGGTAGAGAGATGcattttttattgcctgccctttcctgTGTTTCTTGTCTTGAAaatcaccctccatgcaatcctttgatgtgtgggcctgatttcccgaccccctggctagcgtcaacaaagCCAGGGAGTCGatggcacggccgctaccccctccaatgcatccacacagctgcagttgtaaagataaccatctggtacacaaaggct belongs to Gadus chalcogrammus isolate NIFS_2021 chromosome 5, NIFS_Gcha_1.0, whole genome shotgun sequence and includes:
- the LOC130383222 gene encoding protein NYNRIN-like; protein product: MTSVLLQEHGGKMRPIAYYSSKLDPVAAGLPHCLKAVAAAAMVVAASRGLVGYMPLTLLVPHEVSSILLTQSTSHLTASRFLSYYNVLLAMPNITLKRCTVLNPATLLPTPEDGEPHDCVATINEVCTPRVDLSDTPLPAGNEVLYVDGSSRKNVITGVSEVGYAIATQDCVVESARLPSNLSAQAAELFALTRACILSEGKRVTIYTDSRYAFGVVHDFGTLWKMRGFLTSTGQRINHSQLVANLLDAILLPTAISVCRCEAHTRAKDLISRGNALADEGAKAAAKAPLASTLQMTQLTPTVTIEELAKAQTRALPAERQLWKSAGATYRMGLWYGPNGRPCLPKYLFPIYANMTHGRDHVSKGGMVDSIDQHWYTQGFSNYAQSFCAKCIVCVTNNIGRGKKVAPTSHPQPSLPFDHLMMDFIELTPCEGKKYCLVIVDMFSKWVEVFPTKAADSAAVAKALITEIIPRWGIPKKLSSDNGSHFVNQAIQQLSKYVGIDLRNHCAYHPQSGGAVERENGTLKNKLAKAAADTGMSWLKVLPLVLLAMRGRTRVKVGLSPYEVLMGRPMPMGTGAPHNSNLNTESFHHDMIDYCVNLSRTLQSIRIQVKEALPLSKEGQLHDLQPGDWIVVKDYRRRTWNSPRWLGPFQVLLITSSAVKVAERATWIHASHCRRAPPLTPTVISDPTGS